The following are encoded together in the Nitrospirota bacterium genome:
- a CDS encoding MFS transporter, producing the protein MVKQEKDDGLKKIFRMSIIAGIFSQIFNTLSGTGSAFVIKFAIILNASPLHFSILAAIGQISQVFQPIGALITINRIERKSLVITFRSIGYGIVLFFGIVPFIFSNENSIIALIILSFFSVSLLSIADNTWIGWIADVIPLRLRGRFFSVLSQYVLLTSIGAGLIFGFLVDNSGIFSYNTKPFDVEKKHIVFAAIFFIGVFAAFWGLKVLSRMPEKKKRIEDKYSSEMLFIPFKDGNFRKFLFYNCWWMLAVGIGAPFWQPFMLQKLHMSLFEVQIYNSINVIAALLVLRPWGKLIDAYGNKTAMRLIITLGGFNPMVWLFVNFYNYHLLYIEAITSGIMWAGAGVVATNFVLSIAPHESRQLYAGISGAVSGLAMMTTMLISGLFLPQHLKIGDFYLEPEQVLFAFTGIARWSTQIPLSLVHESKSKPVTKVITFFINTIKPKFIR; encoded by the coding sequence ATGGTAAAACAAGAAAAAGATGATGGGCTTAAAAAAATATTTCGGATGTCAATCATCGCTGGAATCTTCAGTCAAATTTTCAATACACTCTCAGGAACAGGATCAGCATTCGTAATAAAATTTGCTATTATATTAAACGCATCTCCTCTTCACTTCTCTATTCTTGCTGCAATTGGACAAATTTCTCAGGTTTTTCAACCAATCGGGGCACTCATAACAATAAACCGTATAGAAAGAAAAAGTCTTGTGATTACCTTCAGATCAATAGGATATGGTATTGTTTTATTTTTTGGAATAGTCCCCTTTATATTTTCTAATGAAAATTCGATTATAGCTCTAATCATCCTATCCTTTTTCAGTGTTTCTTTGTTGTCAATAGCAGATAATACGTGGATTGGATGGATAGCAGATGTCATTCCTTTGAGATTAAGAGGTCGTTTTTTCTCGGTACTTTCTCAATATGTATTACTTACTTCTATTGGAGCAGGATTAATATTCGGCTTCTTAGTAGATAATTCAGGTATTTTCTCATATAACACTAAGCCCTTCGATGTTGAAAAAAAGCATATAGTTTTTGCAGCTATATTTTTTATAGGTGTTTTTGCTGCTTTTTGGGGTTTAAAAGTCCTTTCTCGAATGCCTGAGAAGAAAAAAAGAATTGAGGATAAATATTCTTCAGAGATGTTGTTCATCCCGTTTAAAGATGGCAATTTTAGAAAATTTCTCTTTTATAATTGCTGGTGGATGCTTGCTGTTGGAATTGGTGCTCCTTTCTGGCAACCATTCATGTTACAAAAACTTCATATGTCACTTTTTGAGGTGCAAATTTACAATAGTATAAATGTTATAGCAGCTTTGCTTGTCTTACGCCCATGGGGAAAGCTTATCGATGCCTATGGTAATAAGACTGCTATGCGACTAATAATTACACTCGGAGGATTTAACCCTATGGTATGGCTTTTTGTAAATTTTTATAATTATCATTTGTTATACATAGAGGCTATTACATCAGGTATAATGTGGGCAGGTGCTGGAGTGGTTGCGACAAATTTTGTTCTTTCAATAGCTCCGCATGAAAGTAGACAACTTTATGCAGGGATATCAGGAGCAGTTTCAGGTCTTGCTATGATGACAACTATGCTTATTTCAGGATTATTCCTTCCACAGCATTTAAAAATAGGCGACTTTTATTTAGAACCTGAGCAAGTTCTCTTTGCATTCACTGGAATAGCACGCTGGAGTACTCAAATACCCCTTTCATTGGTTCACGAATCAAAGTCAAAGCCTGTTACAAAAGTGATAACCTTCTTTATAAATACAATTAAGCCAAAATTCATTAGGTAA